A section of the Streptomyces sp. NBC_01591 genome encodes:
- a CDS encoding Mut7-C RNAse domain-containing protein, with product MNGPEIHLEVAPELRLFVAHERRRGRTALTTDGSSTLGHVVESLGIPLTEAGQILVDGRPVPVSHIPGAGELVEVRAVERPQHVPGAPLRFLLDVHLGTLARRLRLLGVDAAYESEDIGDPALATRSADERRVLLSRDRGLLHRREIWAGAYVYSDRPEDQLRDVLGRFSPHLAPWTRCTACNGPLKTADKDTVSDHLEHGTRRSYDVFAQCTECDRVYWRGAHHSHLEAIVTKALHEFAPTPADGA from the coding sequence GTGAACGGACCGGAGATCCACCTCGAAGTCGCCCCCGAGCTGCGGCTCTTCGTCGCGCATGAACGCCGCCGGGGACGCACGGCCCTGACCACCGACGGCTCCTCCACCCTCGGCCATGTAGTGGAGTCGCTCGGCATCCCGCTCACCGAGGCCGGACAGATCCTGGTCGACGGCCGGCCCGTGCCCGTCTCGCACATCCCGGGGGCCGGCGAACTGGTCGAGGTACGTGCCGTGGAACGCCCCCAGCACGTCCCGGGCGCGCCCCTGCGGTTCCTGCTCGACGTCCACCTCGGCACGCTGGCGCGGCGGCTGCGGCTGCTGGGTGTCGATGCGGCGTACGAGAGCGAGGACATCGGCGATCCCGCGCTGGCCACCCGGTCGGCGGACGAGCGGCGCGTACTGCTGTCACGGGACCGCGGGCTGCTGCACCGGCGGGAGATCTGGGCCGGGGCGTACGTCTACAGCGACCGCCCGGAGGACCAACTCCGCGACGTGCTCGGGCGGTTCTCCCCGCACCTCGCCCCCTGGACCAGGTGCACCGCCTGCAACGGCCCGCTGAAGACGGCCGACAAGGACACGGTCAGCGACCACCTGGAACATGGCACCCGGCGCTCGTACGACGTCTTCGCGCAGTGCACGGAGTGCGACCGCGTCTACTGGCGGGGCGCCCACCACTCCCATCTGGAAGCGATCGTCACGAAGGCGCTCCACGAGTTCGCGCCCACGCCCGCGGACGGCGCGTAG
- a CDS encoding MarR family winged helix-turn-helix transcriptional regulator, whose amino-acid sequence MSQKSQPHRSALMAELTVESRRYMAAYALFNQAVADHLRLHPTDLQCLNLLGLEAAPVTTGRIAELTGLTTGSATRLVDRLERGGYVTRERDTVDRRRVLVATVPERMAEIGAVWEWLNGAWAAMFEAYDDDEVALLIAHMRRTVELSALQVEALREGGGA is encoded by the coding sequence ATGTCGCAGAAGTCCCAGCCCCACCGCAGTGCGCTGATGGCCGAGCTGACCGTCGAGTCACGCCGCTACATGGCCGCCTACGCGCTCTTCAACCAGGCCGTCGCGGACCATCTGCGGCTCCACCCGACCGATCTGCAGTGCCTCAACCTGCTCGGCCTGGAGGCGGCACCGGTCACCACGGGCCGCATCGCGGAGCTGACCGGGCTCACCACGGGATCGGCGACCCGGCTGGTCGACCGGCTGGAGCGGGGCGGGTACGTGACGCGCGAGCGTGACACCGTCGACCGGCGGCGGGTGCTCGTCGCGACCGTGCCGGAGCGGATGGCGGAGATCGGCGCGGTGTGGGAGTGGCTGAACGGGGCGTGGGCGGCGATGTTCGAGGCGTACGACGACGACGAAGTGGCCCTGCTCATCGCCCACATGCGGCGGACGGTCGAACTGAGCGCGCTGCAGGTCGAGGCGTTGCGGGAGGGCGGCGGCGCGTGA
- a CDS encoding TetR/AcrR family transcriptional regulator, which produces MTEPATAPRRSDATKAAILGAARERFAADGYERATIRAIARDANIDPSMVMRYYGNKEGLFVAASAIDLRLPQLGALPGKHVGSVLVAHFLDRWENDDVLTAMLRVGVTNEAGAERMRALFAEQIGAVTAGVCPVPAEASHRAVLVASQILGMALARYVLRFGPAVEMSRDEVVAWLAPTVQRYLTAETP; this is translated from the coding sequence ATGACAGAACCCGCCACCGCGCCCCGGCGCTCGGACGCCACCAAGGCCGCGATTCTCGGCGCCGCGCGCGAGCGGTTCGCCGCCGACGGATACGAACGCGCCACCATCCGGGCCATCGCCCGTGACGCGAACATCGACCCGTCGATGGTCATGCGCTACTACGGCAACAAGGAGGGGCTGTTCGTCGCCGCCTCCGCGATCGACCTGCGGTTGCCCCAGCTGGGGGCGTTGCCGGGCAAGCACGTCGGTTCGGTCCTCGTCGCGCATTTCCTGGACCGTTGGGAGAACGACGACGTGCTCACGGCCATGCTCAGGGTCGGTGTCACCAACGAAGCGGGCGCGGAGCGGATGAGGGCGCTCTTCGCCGAGCAGATCGGCGCGGTCACGGCCGGCGTCTGCCCCGTTCCGGCCGAAGCGTCCCACCGCGCGGTGCTCGTCGCCTCGCAGATACTCGGGATGGCGCTCGCGCGTTACGTGCTGCGGTTCGGGCCCGCCGTCGAGATGTCGCGCGACGAGGTGGTCGCCTGGCTCGCGCCCACCGTCCAGCGCTATCTGACCGCCGAGACGCCGTAG
- a CDS encoding FAD-dependent monooxygenase, with protein sequence MTTTPSTAPETVDVLIVGAGPTGLLLAGDLAAQGVAVTLVERRPRKTSNMTRAFAVHARTLELLDSRGLADELIKTGTPLASLRFFGKLSLDLSRLHTRFPFVLITPQYEVERLLERRARTAGVRFRYDTELTGLHQSAASESVTAELREPDGSRTALAARYLVGTDGMRSPVRNALGLPFPGKSVIRSMVLADVRLTEQPPDLLTVSGGGEAFAFVAPFGDGWHRVMGWHYAHQAADSDPVDLEELREITRLALGTDYGMHDARWISRFHSDERQTPSYRTGRVFLAGDAAHVHSPAGGQGMNTGLQDAANLSWKLAAVLRGHSADPEALLDSYHAERHPVGTRVLRSSGALVRLAMARTPLQRTVRTIVAKVLSTIRPASDKAIGLVSGISIAYPAPRGAHPLTAKRAPDLSLREGRLHQLLRDGTFVLVTPTDAATPASPAALVHAHWRGDRTTTLLVRPDGYIAWASDHADPAALQAALTR encoded by the coding sequence ATGACCACCACCCCGAGCACCGCACCCGAGACCGTCGACGTACTCATCGTGGGCGCGGGCCCCACCGGCCTGCTGCTCGCCGGGGATCTCGCCGCCCAGGGCGTCGCCGTCACGCTCGTGGAGCGCCGCCCGCGCAAGACGAGCAACATGACGCGCGCCTTCGCCGTGCACGCCCGCACACTCGAACTGCTCGACAGCCGCGGCCTGGCCGACGAGCTGATCAAGACGGGCACCCCCCTCGCCTCCCTGCGCTTCTTCGGCAAGCTCTCGCTCGACCTCTCCCGGCTGCACACCCGCTTCCCCTTCGTGCTGATCACCCCGCAGTACGAGGTGGAGCGCCTGCTGGAGCGCCGGGCCCGCACCGCCGGCGTCCGCTTCCGGTACGACACGGAGCTGACCGGGCTCCACCAGAGCGCCGCATCGGAATCCGTCACCGCCGAGCTGCGCGAGCCGGACGGCAGCCGGACCGCTCTCGCCGCCCGCTATCTCGTCGGTACCGACGGAATGCGCAGCCCCGTGCGTAACGCGCTCGGGCTCCCCTTCCCCGGCAAATCCGTGATCCGGTCGATGGTCCTCGCCGATGTCCGGCTCACCGAGCAGCCGCCGGACCTCCTGACGGTCAGCGGCGGAGGGGAGGCCTTCGCCTTCGTCGCACCCTTCGGCGACGGCTGGCACCGCGTGATGGGTTGGCACTACGCGCACCAGGCCGCGGACAGCGACCCCGTCGACCTCGAAGAGCTGCGCGAGATCACCCGCCTCGCCCTCGGTACCGACTACGGCATGCACGACGCCCGCTGGATCTCCCGCTTCCACAGCGACGAGCGCCAGACGCCGTCCTACCGGACGGGCCGGGTCTTCCTCGCCGGGGACGCCGCCCACGTCCACTCGCCCGCGGGCGGCCAGGGCATGAACACCGGCCTCCAGGACGCTGCCAACCTCTCCTGGAAGCTCGCCGCCGTACTGCGGGGACACTCGGCCGACCCGGAAGCGCTCCTCGACAGCTACCACGCCGAACGGCACCCGGTCGGCACGAGGGTGCTCCGCTCCAGCGGCGCGCTCGTCCGCCTCGCCATGGCCCGCACCCCGCTCCAGCGGACGGTCAGGACCATCGTCGCCAAGGTGCTGTCCACGATCCGGCCCGCCTCCGACAAGGCCATCGGCCTGGTCTCCGGCATCTCGATCGCCTACCCGGCCCCGCGCGGCGCGCATCCCCTGACCGCAAAGCGCGCCCCGGACCTGAGCCTGCGGGAGGGCCGCCTGCACCAGTTGTTGCGCGACGGGACCTTCGTCCTCGTCACCCCCACCGACGCCGCTACCCCGGCATCACCGGCCGCGCTGGTGCACGCCCACTGGCGGGGCGACCGCACCACCACCCTGCTCGTCCGCCCCGACGGCTACATCGCCTGGGCGAGCGACCACGCCGACCCGGCGGCCCTGCAGGCCGCGCTCACCCGGTGA
- a CDS encoding YnfA family protein has protein sequence MSITRSVALFVVAALFEIGGAWLVWQGVREHRGWIWIGAGVIALGAYGFVATLQPDGEFGRILAAYGGVFVAGSIAWGMVADGYRPDRWDVIGALICLAGMAVIMYAPRNH, from the coding sequence ATGTCCATCACCCGATCCGTCGCGCTGTTCGTCGTCGCCGCGCTCTTCGAGATCGGAGGCGCCTGGCTGGTCTGGCAAGGCGTACGCGAGCACCGGGGCTGGATCTGGATCGGGGCGGGCGTCATCGCGCTGGGTGCCTACGGCTTCGTCGCCACGCTCCAGCCGGACGGCGAGTTCGGCCGCATCCTCGCCGCGTACGGCGGTGTCTTCGTCGCCGGCTCGATCGCCTGGGGCATGGTCGCCGACGGCTACCGCCCCGATCGCTGGGATGTGATCGGCGCGCTGATCTGCCTGGCCGGCATGGCCGTGATCATGTACGCCCCCCGCAACCACTGA
- a CDS encoding SDR family oxidoreductase has protein sequence MAATPIAVITGASSGIGAATARQLAAAGYHVVLTARRKDRIEALAAEINEAGHQATAYALDVTDRDAVNEFALAFRTLAVLVNNAGGALGADPVATGDPADWRQMYETNVIGTLNVTQALLPALTESGDGTVVILSSTAGLSTYEGGGGYVAAKHGEHVLAETLRLEIVGTPVRVIEVAPGMVRTEEFATTRFRGDTEKAAKVYAGVDAPLTADDVADTITWAVTRPSHVNIDLLVVRPRAQASNTKVHRTA, from the coding sequence ATGGCCGCCACCCCGATCGCCGTCATCACCGGAGCGAGCAGCGGCATCGGCGCCGCGACCGCCCGGCAGCTGGCCGCCGCCGGCTACCACGTCGTACTGACCGCCCGCCGCAAGGACCGTATCGAGGCGCTCGCCGCCGAGATCAACGAGGCGGGCCACCAGGCAACGGCCTACGCGCTGGACGTCACCGACCGCGATGCGGTGAACGAGTTCGCCCTGGCGTTCCGTACCCTCGCCGTCCTCGTCAACAACGCGGGAGGCGCGCTCGGTGCCGACCCCGTCGCCACCGGCGACCCCGCAGACTGGCGCCAGATGTACGAGACGAACGTCATCGGCACGCTCAATGTCACCCAGGCCCTGCTCCCCGCCCTCACCGAGAGCGGCGACGGTACGGTCGTGATCCTCTCCTCCACCGCCGGCCTCTCCACCTACGAGGGCGGCGGCGGATACGTGGCCGCCAAGCACGGCGAGCACGTCCTGGCCGAGACCCTCCGCCTGGAGATCGTCGGCACCCCGGTCCGCGTCATCGAGGTCGCCCCCGGCATGGTCAGGACCGAGGAGTTCGCCACCACCCGCTTCCGCGGCGACACCGAGAAGGCGGCCAAGGTGTACGCGGGCGTCGACGCCCCGCTCACCGCCGACGACGTGGCCGACACCATCACCTGGGCCGTCACCCGGCCCAGCCACGTCAACATCGACCTTCTGGTGGTCCGCCCCCGCGCCCAGGCCTCCAACACGAAGGTCCACCGCACCGCCTGA
- a CDS encoding Ig-like domain-containing protein, protein MIQIRTAILVPGGHRDRTVAAEGSRMTRRRPLRTALVTASLAAAFTAPAALNSQAMALVPCSTANVLSGSNFEIDTDANLRVDGAAPCIDWLAGGLGNSMRTGVLVKPDRPSGPNDDAFGQGSDENDPDPTIVFGSIPPNKSDLTNFGVFTETNTSPKFLELFWTRQNVPSGTTNMDFELNQKFCDPNATPTNCADNGPNATETPLRTPGDKLITYDLAKGGTVPTISIRTWSGSLWGLPSIISGGVNPNALGSVNTSTIPANQSGGLGAKDPFTFGEAAISFNALFPSGGGCQTFGSAYVKSRASNSFPAELKDFIAPAKVTISNCTGLTTNATPSATLGDPISDTATLSGATSNAGGTITFNLFDNATCSGSPVYTNSVLVNGNGNYGSGNFTPAVAGTYYWTAGYSGDANNSPSQTSCGDPNETSVISKAAANITTEQKFFPQDAATVTAASGGQPTGTVTFKLFGPSDPTCSGSPVYPAETVNLVGGSASTSNNTFSVDATNDGVYKWLVTYSGDATHEPATSACGTENATITVNNS, encoded by the coding sequence GTGATTCAGATTCGTACGGCCATCCTGGTTCCGGGTGGGCATAGAGACAGGACGGTCGCAGCAGAGGGCAGCCGCATGACGAGAAGGCGCCCACTCAGGACGGCGCTCGTCACTGCCTCGCTCGCCGCCGCGTTCACCGCCCCTGCGGCACTGAATTCTCAGGCGATGGCACTGGTCCCGTGTTCCACGGCGAACGTGCTGTCGGGAAGCAACTTCGAGATCGACACCGACGCGAACCTGAGGGTCGATGGCGCGGCCCCCTGTATCGACTGGCTCGCAGGCGGTTTGGGCAACAGCATGCGCACCGGGGTCCTGGTGAAGCCCGACAGGCCAAGCGGACCCAACGACGACGCCTTCGGGCAGGGCTCGGATGAGAACGACCCGGACCCGACCATCGTGTTCGGCTCGATCCCTCCCAACAAGAGCGACTTGACGAACTTCGGCGTCTTCACGGAGACGAACACGTCACCGAAGTTCCTCGAACTGTTCTGGACGAGGCAAAATGTTCCGTCCGGCACGACGAACATGGACTTCGAGCTGAACCAGAAGTTCTGCGACCCGAACGCGACGCCGACGAATTGTGCGGACAACGGGCCCAATGCGACCGAAACGCCGCTGCGCACCCCGGGTGACAAGCTGATCACCTATGACCTCGCCAAGGGCGGCACCGTTCCGACCATCTCCATTCGCACATGGTCCGGCTCGCTCTGGGGTTTGCCTTCGATCATCAGCGGTGGCGTGAACCCGAATGCGCTGGGTTCGGTCAACACCAGCACGATCCCGGCCAATCAATCCGGCGGCCTCGGGGCGAAGGACCCGTTCACGTTCGGCGAGGCAGCGATCTCGTTCAACGCGCTCTTCCCGTCGGGCGGCGGCTGCCAGACATTCGGCTCGGCCTATGTGAAGAGCCGCGCCTCGAACTCGTTCCCTGCCGAGCTGAAGGACTTCATCGCTCCTGCAAAGGTGACGATCAGCAACTGCACGGGACTGACCACCAACGCGACACCGAGCGCGACGCTCGGCGACCCGATCAGTGACACAGCCACCCTGAGCGGGGCCACCAGCAACGCGGGTGGCACGATCACCTTCAATCTCTTCGACAACGCCACCTGCTCCGGCAGCCCCGTCTACACCAACTCGGTTCTGGTGAACGGCAACGGCAACTACGGCTCGGGGAACTTCACCCCGGCCGTCGCCGGCACCTACTACTGGACCGCCGGCTACAGCGGTGACGCCAACAACTCCCCGTCTCAAACCAGCTGCGGTGATCCCAACGAAACGAGTGTGATCAGCAAGGCAGCCGCGAACATCACGACCGAACAGAAGTTCTTCCCGCAGGACGCGGCGACAGTCACCGCCGCATCCGGCGGGCAGCCCACGGGAACTGTCACGTTCAAACTGTTCGGTCCCAGCGACCCCACCTGCTCCGGCAGCCCCGTCTACCCCGCCGAGACGGTGAATCTCGTCGGTGGCTCGGCCAGCACGTCGAACAACACCTTCAGTGTGGACGCCACCAACGACGGCGTCTACAAGTGGCTGGTGACGTACTCCGGAGACGCCACGCACGAGCCCGCTACCAGCGCATGCGGCACGGAGAACGCCACCATCACGGTCAACAACTCGTAG
- a CDS encoding RtcB family protein, which yields MSYVEVPGAKVPIRMWADPASVEDVAMQQLRNVATLPWIKGLAVMPDVHFGKGATVGSVIAMHGAVCPAAVGVDIGCGMSAVKTSLTANDLPGDLSRLRSKIEQAIPVGRGMHDEAVEPDQLYGFRAPGWDDFWGRFDGVADAVKFRQERATKQMGTLGSGNHFIEFCLDESGSVWLMLHSGSRNIGKELADFHIGQAQKLPHNQDLIDRDLAVFIADTPQMAAYRNDLFWAQEYAKHNRAIMMALFQNVVRKEFKKAKVTFEPVISCHHNYVAEERYDGMDLLVTRKGAIRAGSGDFGIIPGSMGTGSYIVKGLGNEKSFNSASHGAGRKMSRNAAKRRFSTRDLEDQTRGVECRKDSGVVDEIPAAYKPIEQVIEQQRDLVEVVAKLKQIVCVKG from the coding sequence ATGTCTTATGTAGAGGTGCCGGGCGCGAAGGTCCCCATCCGCATGTGGGCCGACCCGGCCTCGGTCGAGGACGTTGCGATGCAGCAGCTGCGCAATGTGGCCACGCTGCCCTGGATCAAGGGTCTCGCCGTCATGCCGGACGTCCATTTCGGCAAGGGGGCGACGGTCGGTTCGGTGATCGCGATGCACGGTGCGGTCTGTCCGGCGGCGGTCGGAGTCGACATCGGCTGCGGAATGTCCGCGGTGAAGACCTCCCTGACGGCCAATGACCTGCCGGGCGACCTGTCCCGGCTGCGGTCGAAGATCGAGCAGGCCATTCCGGTGGGCCGCGGCATGCATGACGAGGCCGTGGAACCGGACCAGCTGTACGGCTTCCGGGCGCCGGGCTGGGACGACTTCTGGGGACGGTTCGACGGGGTGGCCGACGCGGTCAAGTTCCGTCAGGAACGTGCCACGAAGCAGATGGGGACGCTCGGATCGGGCAACCACTTCATCGAGTTCTGCCTCGACGAGTCGGGTTCGGTCTGGCTGATGCTGCACTCCGGATCGCGGAACATCGGCAAGGAACTGGCCGACTTCCACATCGGGCAGGCGCAGAAGCTGCCGCACAACCAGGATCTGATCGACCGGGACCTGGCGGTGTTCATCGCCGACACCCCGCAGATGGCGGCGTACCGGAACGACCTGTTCTGGGCGCAGGAGTACGCGAAGCACAACCGGGCCATCATGATGGCGCTCTTCCAGAACGTGGTCCGCAAGGAGTTCAAGAAGGCCAAGGTGACCTTCGAGCCGGTCATCTCCTGCCACCACAACTATGTGGCGGAGGAGCGGTACGACGGCATGGACCTGCTGGTCACGCGGAAGGGTGCGATCCGTGCGGGTTCCGGGGACTTCGGGATCATCCCGGGTTCGATGGGCACCGGTTCGTACATCGTGAAGGGGCTCGGGAACGAGAAGTCGTTCAACTCGGCCTCGCACGGCGCCGGTCGGAAGATGAGCCGGAACGCCGCGAAGCGGCGCTTCTCGACGCGGGACCTGGAGGATCAGACGCGGGGCGTCGAGTGCCGTAAGGACTCCGGTGTCGTGGATGAGATTCCGGCCGCGTACAAGCCGATCGAGCAGGTCATCGAGCAGCAGCGGGATCTGGTGGAGGTCGTCGCCAAGCTCAAGCAGATCGTGTGCGTGAAGGGCTGA
- a CDS encoding DUF3558 domain-containing protein — protein MAYVTGTALLAALVVGCSADTGTGSSAADSKPGEETVAAAAPGKYRTLPEPCRAVASSTLKDLLPGAAELTEEQQKKVYEGTAAVTYDTDRRVGCRWKSEDPSSSHSLSIDFERVVSYDPAVSDDDRAREVYTEKETSAGLSSPSATPENTKTAEDTKGTEKQTSPAASDDASDPASHALTSPVSEDANTDGTNTDGANNDDANTDDGADASDESLQPRILDDLGDSAFLDDLLTRAGSTAQHRTVSVVFRTSNVIVTVEYTEQPAVSTVVPDSRELQEKAQALARNLVEEFND, from the coding sequence ATGGCCTACGTAACCGGCACCGCGCTACTGGCAGCGCTCGTCGTCGGCTGCAGCGCCGACACCGGAACCGGTAGTTCCGCAGCCGACAGCAAGCCCGGCGAGGAGACCGTCGCCGCCGCGGCCCCCGGCAAGTACCGCACTCTTCCCGAGCCTTGCCGCGCCGTCGCGTCGTCCACGCTGAAGGACCTGCTCCCCGGCGCCGCCGAACTCACCGAGGAACAGCAGAAGAAGGTGTACGAGGGCACCGCCGCCGTCACCTACGACACCGACCGCCGGGTCGGCTGCCGCTGGAAGTCCGAAGACCCCTCCTCCTCGCACTCCCTGTCCATCGACTTCGAGCGCGTCGTGTCCTACGACCCGGCGGTGAGCGACGACGACCGCGCCCGCGAGGTGTACACGGAGAAGGAGACCTCCGCCGGTCTGTCCTCGCCCTCCGCGACCCCCGAGAACACGAAGACCGCGGAGGACACGAAGGGCACCGAGAAGCAGACGTCCCCTGCCGCTTCCGATGACGCCTCCGACCCCGCCTCGCACGCCCTGACCAGCCCCGTCTCCGAAGACGCGAACACCGACGGCACGAACACCGACGGCGCGAACAACGACGACGCGAACACCGACGACGGCGCCGACGCCTCGGACGAAAGCCTTCAGCCACGCATCCTCGACGACCTCGGCGACAGCGCATTTCTGGACGATCTGCTCACCCGGGCAGGTTCCACCGCACAGCACCGCACGGTGAGCGTGGTATTCCGCACATCGAACGTCATCGTGACGGTCGAGTACACCGAGCAGCCGGCCGTCTCCACCGTGGTCCCCGACAGCAGGGAACTGCAGGAGAAGGCCCAGGCACTGGCCCGGAACCTGGTCGAGGAGTTCAACGACTGA
- a CDS encoding DUF3558 family protein, producing MHRSAPRLSRILACAAVPVMLVVAGCSSDSGDKKESGSSESSASASASKKAEPTVEPAKFAALPDPCKSITKKTVTSLVPSAKSKNGTATTSSDTAYRAGCSWNGLDDNGVKGSQYRWLDVGFTRFDSDQALGSGAKRAQQDFTKQVAKAKATGGAKKVVEAPVSGIGEQATKITYDLTKTSEDFEYATVVARTGNVVVTLTYNGAGYAGAKAPSAGDILKGAEKAAKEAVAAVAAVDTDSAKPSGSATPDKKTTDKADDPKSSDSDSSDRKTTDKKSSASKSSVRKTS from the coding sequence ATGCACCGTTCAGCCCCGCGACTCTCCCGCATACTCGCCTGCGCCGCCGTACCGGTGATGCTCGTCGTCGCCGGCTGCTCGTCGGACTCCGGCGACAAGAAGGAATCGGGCTCGTCCGAGTCATCCGCATCGGCAAGCGCGAGCAAGAAGGCGGAACCGACCGTCGAGCCCGCGAAGTTCGCCGCGCTGCCCGACCCGTGCAAGTCGATCACCAAGAAGACGGTCACGTCCTTGGTTCCCTCGGCGAAGTCCAAGAACGGCACGGCCACCACCTCCAGCGACACCGCGTACCGCGCCGGCTGCTCCTGGAACGGCCTCGACGACAACGGCGTGAAGGGTTCCCAGTACCGCTGGCTCGACGTCGGCTTCACCCGCTTCGACTCCGACCAGGCCCTGGGCAGCGGCGCCAAGCGCGCGCAGCAGGACTTCACGAAGCAGGTCGCCAAGGCCAAGGCGACCGGGGGCGCCAAGAAGGTCGTCGAAGCGCCCGTCAGCGGCATCGGCGAGCAGGCCACCAAGATCACCTACGACCTCACCAAGACGAGTGAGGACTTCGAGTACGCGACGGTCGTGGCCCGCACGGGGAACGTCGTCGTCACCCTCACCTACAACGGTGCGGGTTACGCGGGCGCGAAGGCCCCCTCCGCCGGCGACATCCTGAAGGGCGCCGAGAAGGCTGCCAAGGAAGCAGTGGCCGCGGTCGCCGCCGTGGACACGGACTCGGCCAAGCCCTCCGGTTCGGCCACGCCGGACAAGAAGACCACGGACAAGGCGGACGACCCCAAGTCTTCCGACAGCGACTCCTCGGACCGCAAGACGACGGACAAGAAGTCCTCGGCCAGCAAGTCGTCCGTCAGGAAGACCAGCTAG
- a CDS encoding DUF2637 domain-containing protein, translating to MAAMQLTRTHRILIGLVVAGAVLIAAIGFAGSYAAVRELALQKGFGDFSLVFPIGIDAGICVLLALDLLLTWLRIPFPLLRQTAWLLTAATIAFNGAAAWPDPLGVGMHAVIPVLFVVSVEAARHAVGRIADITADKHMEGVRLTRWLLSPVPTFRLWRRMKLWELRSYEQVIKLEQDRLIYQARLQARFGRNWRRKAPVESLMPLRLAKYGVPLAETAAAGLAAAGIEPALLPPAPALAQVEPGEPQPELPYAPEQQYAQQHEHGQPHEHQQHQQHQQHGPQHPQYQQYNHPSDPAAAEEWPQEGPGSHESPWFAAPQVPDDAYESAYNPTYVEGLEPTPVMVPSGPGGRTRPLGNVGTIGAVPGPRSAEHQPQEQFQQAHEQPQLPEQAQEQVQEQAPDPEPDPAEWAQEDAEFAAIAYEVFAAFVNQHNDYPSVDALDIHVTDGHNVRHPRSAALIRRLMPEFKNRYHAELEADHIA from the coding sequence GTGGCCGCGATGCAGCTGACACGCACCCACCGGATACTCATCGGTCTCGTGGTCGCCGGTGCGGTACTCATCGCCGCGATCGGTTTTGCGGGTTCGTACGCGGCGGTGCGCGAGCTCGCCCTCCAAAAGGGCTTCGGGGACTTCTCGCTGGTCTTCCCGATCGGCATCGACGCGGGCATCTGCGTCCTGCTCGCCCTGGACCTGCTGCTGACCTGGCTGCGCATCCCGTTCCCGCTGCTGCGCCAGACCGCCTGGCTGCTGACCGCCGCGACGATCGCCTTCAACGGCGCCGCGGCCTGGCCCGACCCGCTCGGCGTCGGCATGCACGCCGTCATCCCGGTGCTGTTCGTGGTCTCCGTCGAGGCCGCCCGCCACGCCGTGGGCCGGATCGCCGACATCACGGCCGACAAGCACATGGAGGGCGTCCGCCTCACCCGCTGGCTGCTCTCCCCCGTACCGACGTTCCGGCTCTGGCGCCGGATGAAACTCTGGGAACTCCGCTCCTACGAGCAGGTCATCAAGCTCGAACAGGACCGGCTGATCTACCAGGCCCGCCTCCAGGCCCGCTTCGGCCGCAACTGGCGCCGCAAGGCCCCCGTCGAGTCCCTGATGCCGCTGCGTCTGGCGAAGTACGGGGTCCCGCTGGCCGAGACCGCCGCGGCCGGCCTCGCCGCCGCGGGCATCGAACCGGCCCTGCTGCCCCCGGCCCCGGCCCTGGCCCAGGTCGAACCGGGCGAACCCCAGCCCGAGTTGCCGTACGCCCCCGAGCAGCAGTACGCCCAGCAACACGAGCACGGCCAACCGCACGAACACCAGCAGCACCAACAGCACCAGCAACACGGGCCGCAGCACCCGCAGTACCAGCAGTACAACCACCCCTCCGACCCGGCCGCCGCCGAGGAGTGGCCCCAGGAAGGCCCCGGCTCGCACGAGAGCCCGTGGTTCGCGGCGCCCCAGGTGCCGGACGACGCGTACGAGAGCGCCTACAACCCGACGTACGTCGAGGGCCTGGAGCCGACCCCGGTGATGGTCCCGTCGGGCCCCGGCGGCCGCACCCGCCCCCTGGGCAACGTGGGCACGATCGGCGCCGTCCCCGGCCCCCGCAGCGCGGAGCACCAGCCGCAGGAACAGTTCCAGCAGGCCCACGAACAACCGCAGCTCCCGGAGCAGGCCCAGGAGCAGGTACAGGAACAGGCCCCGGACCCGGAGCCGGACCCGGCCGAGTGGGCGCAGGAGGACGCGGAGTTCGCCGCGATCGCGTACGAGGTGTTCGCCGCGTTCGTGAACCAGCACAACGACTACCCGAGCGTCGACGCCCTGGACATACATGTCACGGACGGCCACAACGTCAGGCACCCGCGCAGCGCGGCGCTGATCCGCCGCTTGATGCCCGAGTTCAAGAACCGCTACCACGCCGAACTCGAAGCGGACCACATCGCCTGA